From Coffea arabica cultivar ET-39 chromosome 2e, Coffea Arabica ET-39 HiFi, whole genome shotgun sequence, the proteins below share one genomic window:
- the LOC113729201 gene encoding polyphenol oxidase, chloroplastic-like — translation MCYLALDIGGGLYGASTFGGNPSAFAAPLSPTFTACHDASDPDNKEIDYCPPSATAADITDFVPTAPSVIATRPAAHLVDLFEKVQEGHRENEESKWYLYFFEKICQNLINDDTFALPFWNWDNPPAMFLPAIFKDSPSPLYDSKRNPTHLNTVIDMCWEGTDSTDNTIKVIRNHLCHMYRQMVAQSTTPCGFFGKAFRAGETSDPGDGSIETSPHTNVRRWTGDPNESHEEDMGSFYSAGRDPRKQSKRTLRKQP, via the exons ATGTGCTACTTGGCATTGGACATTGGAGGAGGGCTCTATGGTGCCTCTACTTTTGGTGGCAATCCATCAGCCTTTGCAGCACCACTATCTCCAACATTCACAGCCTGTCACGATGCCAGTGACCCCGACAACAAAGAAATCGACTATTGTCCACCCTCGGCCACGGCTGCGGATATCACTGATTTTGTTCCTACTGCTCCTTCTGTCATCGCAACTAGACCTGCGGCGCACCTAGTCGACTTATTTGAAAAAGTACAAGAAGGCCATAGAGAAAATGAAGAATCTAA ATGGTACTTGTATTTCTTCGAGAAGATCTGCCAAAACCTGATCAATGACGATACTTTTGCACTTCCCTTTTGGAACTGGGATAACCCGCCTGCGATGTTTCTGCCAGCCATTTTCAAAGACTCCCCATCCCCACTCTATGATAGCAAACGCAACCCCACTCACCTAAATACAGTTATTGATATGTGCTGGGAAGGCACCGATTCAACGGATAATACCATAAAAGTGATAAGAAACCATCTTTGCCACATGTACAGGCAAATGGTTGCTCAGTCCACAACTCCATGCGGTTTTTTCGGAAAAGCGTTTCGTGCTGGTGAAACCTCTGATCCAGGGGATGGTTCAATTGAAACTAGTCCTCATACGAATGTGCGCCGTTGGACTGGCGACCCTAATGAATCTCATGAAGAGGACATGGGCTCCTTCTACTCAGCGGGAAGAGACCCAAGAAAACAATCCAAACGAACCCTAAGAAAACAACCATAG
- the LOC113729202 gene encoding polyphenol oxidase I, chloroplastic-like — protein MPAHTVSHDYVKKYLSAIAKMKNLSLSDQRNFYQQANVHCVYCDEGYSQSGFPDKKLDVHNSWLFFPWHRWLLYFFERICKNLLDDDTFTLPFWQWDDSSGMQIPPMFNDSKFSLCDCLRNPKHLPPKVVDLAYNYKGTDSGIDPKTQIQYNCCTMYTQMITHSSTAPLFFGQPLLGGGDPDPGAGSIETEPHNNVHDWVGDPSQPNNEDMGVLYAAGRDPIFYAHHANVDRMWYIYDNVLKRKNIKDPDWLNSSFIFFNEAARPVRVTVKDSTNLAKLGYTYPDLPLSWLDCKPKAHRKGLNLTKVSAPKASEVLPIKLEKPISFVVERPKKSGGGQEKSEAEEVLKIKGIEFDKGETVVFDVFVNEDDTSKCNPCKAKSLGSFRTLAHGHGKKSTTSRSFAISEVLEELGADDFDSILVTLVPRRGVVTIGGIEITFVPKP, from the coding sequence ATGCCGGCTCACACGGTCAGCCATGACTACGTCAAAAAATATTTATCTGCCATTGCAAAAATGAAGAACCTTTCTCTAAGCGATCAGCGTAATTTTTACCAACAAGCAAACGTCCATTGCGTGTATTGTGACGAAGGGTACTCTCAATCAGGCTTTCCAGACAAAAAATTGGACGTTCATAACTCATGGCTATTTTTTCCGTGGCACAGATggttgctttatttctttgaaagAATTTGTAAAAACTTGCTCGATGATGACACGTTTACTTTGCCATTTTGGCAATGGGACGATTCTTCAGGCATGCAAATTCCACCCATGTTTAACGACAGCAAATTTTCCTTATGCGATTGCTTGCGCAACCCAAAACACTTGCCTCCTAAAGTGGTGGATTTAGCTTACAATTACAAAGGCACCGATTCGGGCATCGACCCCAAGACTCAAATCCAGTACAATTGTTGCACAATGTACACTCAAATGATCACTCACTCGTCCACGGCTCCGCTTTTCTTCGGACAGCCACTGTTGGGGGGTGGTGATCCCGATCCAGGAGCTGGTTCCATAGAAACTGAACCCCACAATAATGTGCACGATTGGGTTGGCGACCCTTCCCAGCCTAACAACGAGGACATGGGCGTCTTATATGCAGCCGGCCGAGACCCTATATTCTATGCTCACCATGCCAACGTTGATAGAATGTGGTACATTTATGACAATGTTTTGAAACGCAAAAATATTAAAGACCCAGATTGGTTAAattcctcttttattttcttcaacGAGGCGGCGAGACCCGTTAGAGTGACGGTTAAAGATTCCACAAACCTGGCCAAGCTTGGATATACCTATCCTGACTTGCCACTTTCTTGGTTAGATTGTAAGCCAAAAGCGCATAGAAAGGGCCTGAACCTGACAAAGGTGTCCGCACCTAAGGCTAGTGAAGTGCTACCAATAAAATTAGAGAAACCCATCAGCTTCGTGGTTGAGCGGCCTAAGAAGTCAGGGGGTGGACAAGAGAAATCAGAGGCAGAAGAGGTGCTGAAGATTAAGGGAATCGAATTTGATAAAGGAGAAACTGTGGTGTTCGATGTGTTTGTGAACGAAGACGATACGAGTAAGTGTAATCCGTGCAAGGCTAAGTCTCTAGGAAGCTTCCGCACCTTGGCCCACGGACATGGCAAGAAATCTACCACTTCCCGTAGTTTTGCGATTTCAGAGGTGTTGGAGGAATTGGGAGCTGATGATTTTGACAGCATTTTGGTCACTTTGGTCCCCAGAAGAGGTGTTGTGACCATAGGTGGTATCGAAATTACCTTTGTTCCTAAACCTTAA